GGCACCGCCGTCGCCTCGCCCGCGATCCCGACGAGCGGGGACGCGACGGCGCCGATCAGGAAGGCCGCCGTGCCGATCAGCGCGGACGCGGAGCCCGCGGCGTGCGGGGTACGCATCAGGGCCAGGGCGTTGGTGTTGGGCATCGCCAGACCCATCGCCGACATCAGTACGAAGAGTCCGGCCGCGACCGGGAGCAGGCCCACCTTTCCGAAGACTCCCGAGGTCATCAGCAGCAGCGCGGTGGCGGCCAGTGTGATCACGGCCAGGCCGAAGCCGAGCGCCTTGTCCAGGCTGACCCGGCCCACCAGCACCTTGCCGTTGATCTGGCCGACGGCGATCAGACCTACGGAGTTGACGCCGAAGAGCAGGCTGAAGGTCTGCGGGGACGCGCCGTAGATCTCCTGCACCACGAACGGCGAGGCGGAGATGTACGCGAAGAGCGCGGCGAAGGCGAGGCCGCCGGTGAGCATGTAGCCGGTGAAGACCCGGTCGGCGAGCAGTCCGCGCATGGTGCGCAGGGCCTGGCCGACGCCGCCGCTGTGCCGCTTCTCCCGCGGCAGGGTCTCGTGCAGCCACTTCAGCACGACGAGGGTGAGCAGAATGCCGATGGCGGTGAGGACGACGAAGATGCCGCGCCAGTCGGTGATCCGCAGCACCTGGCCGCCGATCAGCGGCGCGATGATCGGCGCGACACCGGAGATCAGCATCAGGGTGGAGAAGAACCGGGCCATCTCCACGCCGTCGTAGAGATCGCGCACCACGGCCCGCGCGATGACGATGCCGGCCGCGCCCGCCAGTCCCTGCAGCAGCCGGAAGCCGGTCAGCAGCTCGGCGGTCGGCGCCAGTGCGCAGATCGCGGTGGCGACGACGTACACGACCATGCCGATGAGCAGCGGGCGGCGGCGCCCCCACCTGTCGCTCATCGGGCCGACGACGAGCTGGCCGAACGCCATGCCCGCGAGGCAGGCGGTGAGCGTGAGCTGGATTGTCGCGGCGGGGGCGCGCAGCGAATCGGTGACGGCGGGCAGCGCCGGAAGGTACATGTCCATGGAGAGCGGCGGCAGCGCGGTGAGACCGCCGAGGACGAGGGTGACCAGGAGGCCGGCGCGGCGGGCCGCGGCGACGGGGGCAGCCGCGGGTACGGGTGCTGTCGGTGCGGGCGCCGGGTCGGCGGAGGGTATGTGTCCTTGTGTGCTCTGGCCGCTCTCCGCCATCAACAGCTCCTGTTCCTGGTATCCGCACCTATGCTCTCAGCTCGTCCGGACTGGTCGAGACCTTTTTGAGGGCGGGACCGGGATGAGCTAGACGGGCTTGAGCCCGGGGTCGCCGGCCTCCGTCACGAAGGACGCGGCCGTGGTGACGGGCGCGCCAGGTGTGGTGACGGAGGCGACGGTCCGGAAGTCGGCGCGCGCCCGCTGCTCCCCGAGGGTGACGGTCACATAGCCGCGGCGGCCGTTGTAGAACTTCATGTGCGGGTTGGCCCTGGTGAGGTTGTCCCAGTTCGCGGGCTTCTCGGCGCCGTTCTTTCCGCTGCTGACGGAGGTGGCGACGATCTCGGTGCCGACGGTGCGGGACGCGGGGTCGTTGAAGTCCTTCTTCAGATCGAGGCCGTATCCGACGTGCACATCGCCGGTGAGGACCATCAGGTTCTCGATACCGGCCGCCTGCGCGCCGGCCAGGACGCGGTCGCGGGAGGCCGGGTAGCCGTCCCAGGAGTCCATGCTCAACTTGAAGGTGCCGGTGGGGACATCGCGCCGTTGCGCGAAGGTGACCTGCTGCGGCACGACGTTCCAGCGTGCTTGCGAGGCCTTCCACCCGTCGAGCAGCCAGCGCTCCTGCTCGGCGCCGGTGAGGGTGCGCGCCGGGTCCTCGGACTCCGGTCCCGGCACCTGCCAGCCGTCGCCGTACGCCTGGTCGGAGCGGTACTGACGGGTGTCGAGGATGTCGAACTGCGCGAGCCGCCCGAAGTGCAGCCGGCGGTAGAGCCGCATATCGGGTCCTGCGGGCTGCTGCGGCTTGCGCAGCGGCTGGTTCTCCCAGTACGCGCGGTAGGCGGCGGCCCTGCGCAGCAGGAACTCCTCCGGCGAGACGTCGTTCTCCGGGGTCTCGTCGGCGTAGTTGTTCTCGGTCTCGTGGTCGTCCCAGGTGACGACGAAGGGGTGCGCGGCGTGGGCGGCCTTCAGATCGGGGTCGGACTTGTACAGGCCGTAGCGCATCCGGTAGTCCTCGAGCGTGACGGTCTCGCGGTTGAAGTGCGCGGGCAGGCTCCGGTCGGTGTAGTTGCGGGCGCCGCCGACCGCGTTGACGGCGTATTCGTAGATGTAGTCGCCGAGGTGGAAGACGGCGTCGAGCTCCTCTTCGGCGAGGTGCTTGTACGCGGTGAAGTAGCCGTCGTGGTACGCCTGGCAGGAGACGGCGGCGAGCTTCAGCTCATTGATCCGCGCGGACCGGGCGGGAGCGGTCCTGGTCCGTCCGGTCGGGCTGATCCAGTTCCCGGCGCGGAAGCGGTAGTAGTAGGGCCGGTCGTGGTCGAGGCCGGTGATGTCGACGTGGACGCTGTGGTGGAACTCCGGGTGGGCGGTGACGGATCCCCGCCGGGCGATACGGGTGAAGCGGGAGTCGTGGGCCAGCTCCCAGCGCAGCGGCACCTTGGCGCGCGGCAGTCCGCTGTCGGGCTCGTACGGGCGGGTCGCGAGGCGCGTCCACAGCAGTACGGCACCGGGCCTCGGGTCTCCGGAGCCGACGCCGAGGGTGAAGGGGTCCTCGGTGATCTTCTTGGCGTCGAGCTCGGCGGCGTGGGCGGTACCGGGCAGATTGACGGCGAAGGCGAGCGCCGCGGCGGCGCCGGTGACGGTGAGAAACCTGCGGCGGCCGATGTGCCCGGCGGCAGCCCTGAGCTCGGGTGCGTGCGATGCGGACCTCATGTGCCCCTCCCCTGACGGTGGTTGTCCTTCCGTATTGGAGTAGGGGCCGACGACTCCGTGTTGTCGAGTACACAACATCCGCATGACGGTCGGATGAGTTCCGCGTACAGGTGGACGACTACGCTGCGCGTCCATGAACGCTGTAGCGAGGATCGCGGTGGTGACAGGAGCGGGT
This portion of the Streptomyces sp. NBC_01750 genome encodes:
- a CDS encoding alkaline phosphatase D family protein, with amino-acid sequence MRSASHAPELRAAAGHIGRRRFLTVTGAAAALAFAVNLPGTAHAAELDAKKITEDPFTLGVGSGDPRPGAVLLWTRLATRPYEPDSGLPRAKVPLRWELAHDSRFTRIARRGSVTAHPEFHHSVHVDITGLDHDRPYYYRFRAGNWISPTGRTRTAPARSARINELKLAAVSCQAYHDGYFTAYKHLAEEELDAVFHLGDYIYEYAVNAVGGARNYTDRSLPAHFNRETVTLEDYRMRYGLYKSDPDLKAAHAAHPFVVTWDDHETENNYADETPENDVSPEEFLLRRAAAYRAYWENQPLRKPQQPAGPDMRLYRRLHFGRLAQFDILDTRQYRSDQAYGDGWQVPGPESEDPARTLTGAEQERWLLDGWKASQARWNVVPQQVTFAQRRDVPTGTFKLSMDSWDGYPASRDRVLAGAQAAGIENLMVLTGDVHVGYGLDLKKDFNDPASRTVGTEIVATSVSSGKNGAEKPANWDNLTRANPHMKFYNGRRGYVTVTLGEQRARADFRTVASVTTPGAPVTTAASFVTEAGDPGLKPV
- a CDS encoding multidrug effflux MFS transporter — encoded protein: MAESGQSTQGHIPSADPAPAPTAPVPAAAPVAAARRAGLLVTLVLGGLTALPPLSMDMYLPALPAVTDSLRAPAATIQLTLTACLAGMAFGQLVVGPMSDRWGRRRPLLIGMVVYVVATAICALAPTAELLTGFRLLQGLAGAAGIVIARAVVRDLYDGVEMARFFSTLMLISGVAPIIAPLIGGQVLRITDWRGIFVVLTAIGILLTLVVLKWLHETLPREKRHSGGVGQALRTMRGLLADRVFTGYMLTGGLAFAALFAYISASPFVVQEIYGASPQTFSLLFGVNSVGLIAVGQINGKVLVGRVSLDKALGFGLAVITLAATALLLMTSGVFGKVGLLPVAAGLFVLMSAMGLAMPNTNALALMRTPHAAGSASALIGTAAFLIGAVASPLVGIAGEATAVPMAVVQLASALAALGCFLVLCRPWQRRAEAV